ATAAATTTCAATCATTTTAATAAGCATTCCATCCATTTTTCACACTTGTAACTTCATTTCCCAACTTTACACACCACTATTATTCTTGTCattcaagtgaaaaaaaaaaaaaaaaaaaaaaaaaaaaaaaaaaaaaacctcttcTTTACCCATTTTGACTCTTTCCAGCAGATAAACACTTCAGGATACCAATAACTGGAACAACAGGCCTTTTCTCCACTCCTCTAActgaaaaacatcaaaaacatcACCCTTCTcaattctttctccctctttttcagcCTTTCCTACAGACATGAGTGGTttagaacaagaataacataaCAACAggcctttcctccactcctctaattgaaaaacatcaaaaacatcACCCTTCTCAATCCTTTATCCCTCTTTTTCAGttgcagacagacacagaataAGAGCAGCAACATCAGCAGGGCATCCTTCCACATCACAGTTTCTCCtcacttccttaccttcctgGCCAGTGCCTCCCtgacccctctctccctccatataTATGTTTACTTGATGAGCTTGAGTACTTTTTTGACAGCCTTAATGACATCGTGTTGTTGAGGGACGCAGGCCACCTCCAGGCTCTTGGCGTAGGGCATGGGAACGTCCACGCCTGTCACTCTGATCACTGGAGAGTCGAGATAGTGGAACGCTGGGCCTGTGGAAAGAGGTAATTTTGTTGTCCTCagttcattcatctctctctctctctctctctctctctctctctctctctctctatctcattaCTGGGTTGAATGCTTTGATTATAGAGAGTGTAGTGCTGGATCTGTCAGAAGAGgtattgtcattgttatcagttcattctctctctctctctctctctctctctctctctctctctccttacaggGTTGAATGCCTGGAGGTTGGGAGTTAGATCAGAAAGGTGCAGCCCTATTGTAATCCAGGTAATTTGAAATTATTCAAACTCTCAGCCCAGTCGGCCCCTGGTagaaagggacagtcttgtggCCTACTGTACTGGGCTCTTGGGGTGTAGTACAGTGGGCCATGAGACTCCCTTTCCACTGGGAGCTGACGGGACTacaagtgtgaatgatgtgtgttgtCTGGGTCACCCACTGTGGGATTGCCAACCTGGtatgtagacagatagataaaacagaCTTGAAATCTGACTGTGACTGTACTAATTTACAGTAACAGCAACATACAAGACGCAGCAGTACTCACTCTCAACAATCCTGGCACAGATCTCTGAGCCAACGCCACACTGTGGCCAGCCCTGCTCCACGGTCACCAGGTTGTGCGTCTTGATCACTGACTGTACAATGGCCTCCTCGTCCAGGGGCCGCAGGGTGCGCAGGTTGATCACCTCACACTCCACACCCTCCCCTGCCAGGGCTGTCGCCGCCTCCAGGGCCACCTGCACTGCACGGGAGTGGGCCACCAGCGTGATGTGATTCCCTGCAGGCAGAAAATAAGACAGGCTGCTTTCAGGAGCCATTGGTGATCACTGACtgtgtggtgttgctgctgcctcTTGTGTGGCACTCTCGTACAAGATGACAAGCAGAGATAAGAATGAAGATCTAGTTTGAGTAATTATCTGAGATCCCCTTAAAGACAGGCAGACTAGATATTCTGGAAACAGAAATAGAAGATAAGGAGCTTCCCAGCTCCCTTACTCTATTCCTTTATGTTGTAATTTATAATGTGTAGGAAATATAATGACAGTATTCTCTTAATTTGCTCAGACAGCATGTAACTGGCCTGTGCTTCTCCTAACTAACCTGTGAGTTCTCCTGACTTGGTCAAATAGCATTTACCTAGCCTGTCTTCCTACTACAGTGGGACACAATGAATACAAGGTAATGAAAGTAGTAAATAATGTTGATCtgcccctcaccttccctctcaaTCTTAGCCTTGCCGATGGGCAGCACGAAGTCGTTGGACAGCACTTCATCAGTGACAGGGAAGGCCGTGCCGTACATCAGCTCAttctccagcaccaccacggGGTCGGGGTCCCGGATGGCGGCCTTCAGCAGCCCCTTGGCATCCTCAGAGTTATAGGGGGACACCACCTGCAACACAGACAGTGCTGGCTGGTGACAGAGGTCCTATGTATTGTGTTGCATTTGGTGGTGTAAGCACCAGCCTGGTGTTGTGGTGAACCACAAAAACTCATCCTGGTAAAAATCTTCATTGGATATTGGTGGCTAAACAGTAGCAAGGAGAGCTTCCTGTGGCCTCAGGATTACAACATACATAAAACATTATCTCTATTCTTCATAATCACATACTGCTTAATCATTCACAAAGATACACTTCCTTGCTTTATAACAACTGTCATAGACTTGCAACTGAACCACACACAAGGCAGCTAAATGACAGTGCTgggagagacaaggagggaagggaggcattCAAAGATACATTTCTTTGCTTAATAGTAACAATCATGCCAAACCTGCAATAAAACTACACACAAAGCAGCCAAATAACAGCACTaggagagacaaggagggaCTCACAATCTTATGTAGgggcaaggaaggaggggagacattCAGAGATACACTTCCTTGTTTTATAGTAATTGCAGTGctgggagagacagagggacaaGCAGACTCATGAAGGGGcacagagggaggggaggtgtacCTTAAGGCCAGGGCAGTGTGAGTACCACGCCCCAAAGCACTGGGAGTGTTGGGCGCCCACACCGGCTGCTGCACCATTGGGTCCTCGGAACACAATAGGCACGTGCAGCTGAAATGTGACTTGATATTAACACCTTGGCCAACACAGACACAGTCACACACCCACCCGTGCTGCTCACACTGAAGGGGATGAATATAATGACATGCTACACTTCTTTCTGGAACCTGTAGTGACAAATTGAAGAGGGTGAGTAGTAAGATGCTTCACTTCTCATTACTGAAACTCACAGTGACATGCTAAAGATGATAAGTATAATTAGATGCTCTATTTCTTATTACTGGAACTCAGCACAAAGActcaatggaaaaaaagttCATGTTTGTAAGTAGTATAACACTGGAAAAACTAACCAAGAATaagaaacaagtaaaataatgaaataaatgagagaaaaactttgtgaactattttgacaacCAACAAGACTGAATAACTAGAAGAAaattagtgtgtgtttgtgtgtgtgtgtgtgtgtgtgtgtgtgtgtgtgtgtgtgtgtgtgtgtgtgtgtgtgtgtgtgtgtgtgtgtgtgtgtgtgcatgatggTCCGCACTACACGACTCACCAGGCCGGCAGACATGTAGAAGGTCTTGGCGGCAGAGTTTATAACGTGGTCGATGGCTTGCATGGAGAAGTTAAAGGTCATGAACTCACACACAGGTCGCAGTCCCCCCTAGAGAGAAGGCAGGATTAGCTacatccaccactaccaccaccaccaccaccagcactaaacacacaaacaagataAGTGgcactaaaatgtcaaaatcatGTAGATGCTTCAAATCCAACATGAGAACTAGATGGGTATGTGGCCCagtcaacaccacacacacacacacacacacacacacacacacacacacacacacacacacaccgtcttgacctcatacgggcaggacgtgtgaccttggcgctctcgagcagcctcggccaacttgttggccttccccgccccctagtgatagtgacctcagtttgttttgtttttttacttttctgttttcaacttttagcgtttagtttgaggctcgatctggtgggattgttgtttttgtgaacacttgtagcgaatgcgtgtgatacataaagaaaaatgagtgcttcagtacaaacatacgaacgcaattacctcctgcgtcgtagacgaggatctgggtacccgccacccaacgtgatacagtgccttaagtccttaaaactatttcgaaaccgtggatcgagaggaggcaaaagtgtggtgcgtcccatcaaggtagtgacctccagtgccagagacgaccgcagggtggagaagagggaatacaaacactttgaggtgccgagaacgtggtatagtcttccctcactcctcttatttaatgcaacgtctctggccaacaagatggacgaagtgattgtgacggtgagatctacttgtgcggacattgtggcggttactgaggcgtggcagattgttcctgaggtgtgcacgatgcaggactaccagctataccatcacctcaggtcagggcgcagggggggcgggagtggccgtcttctgccgctctgccctcagcccctcacacctccctgtcgatattcctgccggtgtggaggccctgtgggtgagagtcacgcccccctcccatcccaacaacacggcctccatcatagtctgcgtcgtgtaccaccccccacgagccgccactgcacagttgctcaccgctcacatcatcaacactgctgatgccctgagggtgaggtatcctgctgccaagctggtcatctgtggggactttaacagattagatatcaacgatatcctacaccagctacacctcacccaggtcgtggacttccccacccaccagcaagccatcctcgaccttatcctcacagacctgggccagcagtactcgccacccaagccgctgcctcccatgggacggagcacccacctctccatactgtggtcacccacacccaccacctcgaccccccggtcagctgtcaccaggacccaccgccccatgcctgactcagccatgagggagtttgggcagtgggtgacacaacacccgtggaccgaggtgctggatgaggaggacgtccaattaaaatggcaaaactacgtcgccactactacagcagccttccaccactacttcccagccaagagcgtcacaacgcacccgtctgatgctccctggatgacgccccgcattaaaag
The window above is part of the Scylla paramamosain isolate STU-SP2022 chromosome 43, ASM3559412v1, whole genome shotgun sequence genome. Proteins encoded here:
- the LOC135093601 gene encoding pyruvate dehydrogenase E1 component subunit beta, mitochondrial-like codes for the protein MAVTATRIAKSLTGVLGRSFSTSRVAAANQLTVRDALNSALDEEMEHDENVFLMGEEVAQYDGAYKVSRGLWKKYGDQRVIDTPITEAGFAGIAVGAALGGLRPVCEFMTFNFSMQAIDHVINSAAKTFYMSAGLLHVPIVFRGPNGAAAGVGAQHSQCFGAWYSHCPGLKVVSPYNSEDAKGLLKAAIRDPDPVVVLENELMYGTAFPVTDEVLSNDFVLPIGKAKIEREGNHITLVAHSRAVQVALEAATALAGEGVECEVINLRTLRPLDEEAIVQSVIKTHNLVTVEQGWPQCGVGSEICARIVESPAFHYLDSPVIRVTGVDVPMPYAKSLEVACVPQQHDVIKAVKKVLKLIK